The proteins below are encoded in one region of Planifilum fimeticola:
- a CDS encoding alpha-glucuronidase family glycosyl hydrolase, with product MDSRRVEKKGRESDPCWLRYERIEDEALADQYRQWCKKLVVCGSSPILDSAREELVAGISSMLGISPTLSRDPQVSPSLVMAAPSEGRNWVDRRSWEEMGEEGYLLKTAHREGGASLLLLGKSDRGVLYGVFHLLRLMQIGRPLHSLEIVENPGNRLRMINHWDNLDGSVERGYAGKSIFYHGGRIARRLDRVRDYARLLASTGINAISINNVNVGREECRLITGSLLPDVARLADVFRAYGIRMFLSVNFASPMWIGGLPTADPLDPEVRRWWRERTEEIYRHIPDFGGFVVKADSEHQPGPLTYGRDHAEGANMLAEALRPHGGLVVWRCFVYNFQDWRDRSTDRARAAYDHFKPLDGRFADNVVLQIKNGPMDFQVREPVSPLFGAMERTNQMLELQITQEYTGQQKDLCFLVPQWKEVLDFDTHAEGKGSTVKAVVGGQVFPFRYSGIAGVSNVGDDRNWTGHTLAQANLYGFGRLAWNPDLSAEEIAEEWVRLSFGHDPRVVQTIRDMLLESWRVYESYTAPLGIGWMVKPGHHYGPDVDGYEYSYWGTYHYADHRGIGVDRTVKTGTGFTGQYFSPNRERYESLETCPDELLLFFHHVPYTHRLKSGETVIQHIYNTHFEGVERVEDFIRRWTRLKGKIDEERYEHVLSKLQEQLANAREWRDVINAYFFRKSGIPDEKGRKIY from the coding sequence ATGGACTCTCGCCGGGTTGAAAAGAAGGGCAGGGAATCTGATCCGTGCTGGCTTCGCTATGAACGGATTGAAGACGAAGCGTTGGCGGATCAGTATCGGCAGTGGTGCAAAAAACTGGTGGTTTGCGGAAGCTCCCCGATTCTCGATTCCGCCAGGGAGGAGCTGGTGGCGGGGATTTCCTCGATGCTCGGCATCTCGCCGACCCTCTCCCGTGATCCCCAAGTCTCCCCGTCGTTGGTGATGGCCGCGCCCTCGGAGGGGCGGAACTGGGTGGACCGGCGGTCGTGGGAGGAGATGGGCGAGGAAGGATATCTCTTGAAAACCGCGCATCGCGAGGGAGGTGCATCCCTCCTCCTCCTCGGGAAGTCTGACAGGGGCGTGCTTTATGGGGTTTTCCATCTTCTGCGGCTGATGCAGATCGGCCGGCCCCTTCATTCCCTTGAGATCGTCGAAAATCCGGGAAACCGGCTGAGGATGATCAACCATTGGGATAATCTCGACGGAAGCGTTGAGCGCGGTTATGCGGGCAAATCGATCTTCTATCATGGGGGGCGGATCGCCCGCCGGCTGGATCGCGTCAGGGATTACGCCCGGCTCCTCGCTTCCACGGGGATCAACGCGATTTCCATCAACAATGTGAATGTGGGGCGGGAAGAATGCAGGTTGATCACCGGTTCCCTGCTGCCGGACGTGGCCCGGTTGGCGGACGTGTTTCGGGCTTACGGAATCCGGATGTTTCTCAGCGTCAATTTTGCCAGCCCCATGTGGATCGGCGGACTTCCCACCGCCGATCCGTTGGATCCGGAGGTTCGGCGGTGGTGGCGGGAAAGGACGGAAGAGATTTATCGGCACATCCCCGATTTCGGCGGATTTGTGGTCAAGGCCGACTCGGAACATCAGCCGGGTCCGCTTACTTATGGCCGGGATCACGCGGAAGGGGCCAACATGCTTGCCGAAGCCCTCAGGCCCCACGGAGGGCTGGTCGTTTGGAGGTGTTTCGTCTACAATTTCCAGGATTGGCGCGACCGGTCCACGGATCGGGCCAGGGCTGCCTACGATCATTTCAAACCCCTTGACGGTCGATTTGCCGACAACGTTGTGCTTCAGATCAAAAACGGGCCTATGGATTTTCAGGTTCGCGAACCCGTTTCCCCGCTTTTCGGCGCCATGGAAAGGACGAACCAGATGCTGGAGCTCCAGATTACGCAGGAGTACACCGGACAGCAAAAGGATTTGTGCTTCCTGGTGCCCCAGTGGAAGGAGGTTTTGGATTTTGACACCCATGCCGAAGGAAAGGGGTCGACGGTGAAGGCCGTCGTCGGGGGCCAGGTGTTTCCGTTCCGCTACAGCGGAATCGCCGGGGTGTCCAACGTGGGGGATGACCGAAACTGGACGGGACACACCCTGGCTCAGGCCAATTTGTACGGATTCGGCCGGCTTGCTTGGAATCCCGATCTTTCGGCGGAGGAGATCGCCGAGGAGTGGGTGCGCCTCAGCTTCGGGCACGATCCGCGGGTGGTGCAGACCATCCGCGACATGCTTCTGGAATCCTGGCGGGTCTACGAATCTTACACCGCCCCTCTGGGAATCGGATGGATGGTCAAGCCGGGGCACCATTACGGCCCGGATGTGGACGGATACGAGTATTCCTACTGGGGAACTTATCACTACGCCGATCATCGGGGGATCGGGGTCGATAGAACCGTGAAAACGGGAACCGGTTTTACTGGGCAGTATTTTTCGCCGAACCGCGAAAGGTATGAGTCTCTCGAAACCTGTCCGGATGAACTGCTATTGTTTTTTCATCATGTGCCCTACACCCATCGTCTGAAATCCGGAGAAACCGTGATCCAACACATTTACAACACTCATTTTGAAGGGGTCGAGCGGGTGGAAGACTTCATTCGGCGATGGACCCGTTTAAAAGGGAAGATCGATGAGGAAAGATATGAGCACGTGCTGTCGAAACTTCAGGAGCAACTGGCAAACGCCCGGGAGTGGCGGGACGTCATCAATGCATATTTTTTCAGAAAATCGGGAATTCCCGATGAAAAGGGCCGTAAGATTTATTGA
- the uxuA gene encoding mannonate dehydratase — MRMVFRWFGAGNDTVTLKQIRQIPGVEGIVWALHRIPTGEEWPMDEISMVKRQAAEYGLHAEVVESLNVHEDIKLGLPSRDRYIENYQKTMEKLAAVGVKVICYNFMAAFDWIRTDFYKELEDGSRAMFYEHEKIDRMDPRELADMYSREYTLPGWDSNRSREQLVDLIERYRQLTEEALWDNLRYFLEAIIPVAEKLGIRMAIHPDDPPWSVFGLPRIMKNREDLRRLIRLVDSPCNGITLCSGALGADPNNDVAGMVREFSDRIPFAHIRNVKVYKDGDFIETSHRDGSLDLYEIVEAYHDCGFKGYVRPDHGRQIWEEESRPGYGLYDRALGIMYLWGLWDALEKAGKR; from the coding sequence GTGCGCATGGTTTTTCGCTGGTTCGGAGCGGGAAACGATACGGTCACCCTGAAGCAGATCCGTCAAATTCCCGGTGTCGAAGGAATCGTTTGGGCGCTTCACCGGATCCCTACCGGTGAAGAGTGGCCGATGGATGAGATCAGCATGGTAAAAAGGCAAGCGGCTGAATACGGCCTGCATGCCGAAGTGGTGGAGAGTCTGAACGTCCACGAGGATATCAAGCTGGGGCTTCCCTCCCGTGACAGGTATATCGAAAACTATCAAAAAACGATGGAGAAGCTGGCGGCCGTCGGTGTAAAGGTGATCTGCTACAATTTCATGGCGGCCTTTGACTGGATTCGCACCGATTTCTACAAGGAATTGGAGGACGGGTCCCGGGCGATGTTTTATGAGCATGAGAAGATCGACCGCATGGATCCGCGGGAACTGGCCGACATGTATTCCCGGGAGTACACGCTACCGGGATGGGATTCGAACCGGTCGAGGGAACAGCTCGTCGACTTGATCGAGCGGTATCGCCAACTGACGGAAGAGGCGCTCTGGGACAACCTCCGCTATTTTCTGGAGGCGATCATTCCGGTGGCGGAAAAGCTCGGAATCCGGATGGCCATCCATCCCGACGATCCGCCCTGGAGCGTGTTCGGGCTGCCCCGCATCATGAAAAACCGGGAGGACCTTCGCAGGCTGATTCGTCTGGTGGACAGCCCCTGCAACGGCATCACCCTTTGCAGCGGGGCCTTGGGTGCCGATCCCAACAACGATGTGGCCGGGATGGTGAGGGAGTTTTCAGACCGCATCCCCTTTGCCCACATCCGGAATGTGAAGGTTTACAAGGATGGTGATTTTATTGAAACCTCCCACCGGGACGGCTCCCTCGATCTTTATGAGATCGTCGAGGCCTATCACGACTGCGGTTTTAAGGGCTACGTCCGGCCGGACCACGGCAGGCAGATCTGGGAGGAGGAGAGCCGTCCCGGTTACGGGTTGTACGACAGGGCCCTCGGCATCATGTATCTATGGGGATTATGGGATGCCTTGGAAAAGGCGGGGAAGCGGTGA